A stretch of DNA from Noviherbaspirillum sedimenti:
ATCAAAAGCGCGGCCCTGATGCCGCAATTCAAAGTATAAACCCGATTGCTCATGGCCGCCGCTGTTGCCTGCGCTGGCGATGATCTCGCCCATGCCGACGGCATCACCGCTACGTTTCAATACTGCCTGATTGTAGCCGTATATGCTGAGATACTGGTTGCCGTGGTCGATAATGATCAAATTGCCAAAGCCGCGCAGCCAGTCTGCGAACACCACGCGGCCCGCCGCCACTGCCTTGATCTGGCTGCCTTCGGCGGCGCCGATGAACAGGCCTTTCCAGAGGGGGCCATCGTTGCGCCTGCTGCCATACTTGGCCAACAATTCGCCGCGTACCGGCAGGCGCAATTGGCCGCGCAGCGCGGCAAACGCTCGCTCGCTGCCATTGAGTTGGACCAACGTTTGCGGCGTGAGTTCATTGCGGCCGTACGATTTTGCCGGCGGTTCGTCATCGTCAATGGCGTCCAAAGGTGGTTTTTTAGCCTGCGGCTTGCCCTGGCTGGCGGCGTTTTTCGCCTGTTGGGCGGCGCGGCGGGCTTCGCGCTGGGCCAGGCGCTTGCGTTCGGCTTCTCGCTCTGCTTCTATTTCGCGCCGCTTGCGCGCTTCGGCTTCCGCTTTTTGTTGTTCTTCTATCAATTGCGACAAGCGGTTGACCAGACTACCCAGGCGCTGTTCATTGCGCTGGATGCCGTCGGCCTGCTTGCGCTGGGCGGTCAGCTTGTTCGACAGTTGCGCCAGCATCGTCACGCGTTTGGCTTTTTCCTTCTCCAGTAGCGCTTTCTGGTCACGCGCTTCCTGGGCGATTTCCTCCAGCTCGTCCTGGGCATTCTGTGCCTGTGCCTGGTTGGCTTCGATTTCCCTCAGGTTGACGCGCAGCGTTTCCAGCAATCGGGTCTGGGCTTGCGGGACATAGCCAAGGTAGCGCAGTTCGCGGTTGATGCGGTTGGGGTTGTCGCCCGATAGCAGCAGCTTCCAGTGGTCTTCGTTGCCGGACACGTACTGTTGTCGGATCAGTTCGGCCAGTTGCCCTTGCTGGGCCTGTACGGTCTTGCGCAGGCGCGCCTGCTGTTGTGTCAGGTCGGCCAGCTTTTGCCGGGTTTGTTGCTGTTCGGCGCCAAGTTCATGCAAGGCCCGGTTGGCTTCGGAAATGGCTTGTTCGGACTGCGCCAGGCCGTCGGCGGCGTGTTCCCTGGCACCTTCGGTTTGCTGGATATCGCGCTTCAGGTCCCCGAGTTTTTTTTGCAGACCGGCGCGCTCGCTCTCGGCTACCTGCTTTTGCTTGGTGCGTTCGGTG
This window harbors:
- a CDS encoding murein hydrolase activator EnvC family protein — protein: MGLAFGLALYAAAAPAQGPRITERTKQKQVAESERAGLQKKLGDLKRDIQQTEGAREHAADGLAQSEQAISEANRALHELGAEQQQTRQKLADLTQQQARLRKTVQAQQGQLAELIRQQYVSGNEDHWKLLLSGDNPNRINRELRYLGYVPQAQTRLLETLRVNLREIEANQAQAQNAQDELEEIAQEARDQKALLEKEKAKRVTMLAQLSNKLTAQRKQADGIQRNEQRLGSLVNRLSQLIEEQQKAEAEARKRREIEAEREAERKRLAQREARRAAQQAKNAASQGKPQAKKPPLDAIDDDEPPAKSYGRNELTPQTLVQLNGSERAFAALRGQLRLPVRGELLAKYGSRRNDGPLWKGLFIGAAEGSQIKAVAAGRVVFADWLRGFGNLIIIDHGNQYLSIYGYNQAVLKRSGDAVGMGEIIASAGNSGGHEQSGLYFELRHQGRAFDPLEWISLR